From the Paenibacillus sp. genome, one window contains:
- the ald gene encoding alanine dehydrogenase: MIVGVPKEIKNNEYRVALTPAGAAMLAAAGHTVVVEAGAGAGSGFEDADYAAEGARVEPSADAVWAEADMILKVKEPLPEEYGRFREDQILFAYLHLAAAGDLTDALIEKRVSGVAYETIQAPNGSLPLLTPMSEVAGRMAVQIGARYLEAYHGGRGILLGGVPGVPPAEVIVLGGGIVGLNAARMALGLGAQVVIIERSPERMRYIDEAFDGRISTLMSNPHNIASAVQKADLLIGAVLIPGARAPKLVTEEMVMRMKKGAVIVDVAVDQGGSIETIDRVTTHSAPTYEKHGVIHYAVANMPGAVPRTSTLALTNATMPYVLELANKGLRQAAMEDAALRGGVNVYNGRVVHRAVADAVGKPHVPLLDIL, from the coding sequence GTGATCGTAGGGGTGCCGAAGGAAATCAAAAATAACGAATACCGCGTCGCGCTGACGCCGGCGGGGGCGGCGATGCTGGCCGCCGCGGGACATACGGTCGTCGTCGAGGCGGGCGCCGGCGCGGGCAGCGGCTTCGAAGACGCCGACTACGCGGCGGAAGGGGCGCGCGTCGAGCCGTCGGCCGACGCCGTCTGGGCCGAAGCCGACATGATTCTGAAGGTGAAAGAGCCGCTTCCCGAGGAGTACGGACGGTTCCGGGAAGACCAAATCTTGTTCGCCTATTTGCACCTCGCCGCGGCGGGGGACCTTACCGACGCGCTGATCGAAAAGCGAGTGTCGGGCGTCGCGTACGAAACGATTCAAGCGCCGAACGGTTCGCTGCCGCTGCTGACGCCGATGAGCGAGGTCGCCGGACGGATGGCGGTGCAGATCGGCGCGCGCTACCTCGAAGCGTACCACGGCGGCCGAGGCATCCTGCTCGGGGGCGTGCCGGGCGTGCCGCCGGCCGAAGTGATCGTGCTGGGCGGCGGCATCGTCGGCCTCAACGCGGCGCGCATGGCGCTCGGCCTCGGGGCGCAGGTCGTCATTATCGAGCGCAGCCCGGAACGAATGCGGTATATCGACGAAGCGTTCGACGGGCGCATCTCGACGCTCATGTCGAATCCGCACAACATCGCCAGCGCCGTTCAGAAGGCCGATCTGCTGATCGGCGCGGTACTCATTCCCGGCGCGCGGGCGCCGAAGCTCGTCACCGAAGAGATGGTGATGCGCATGAAGAAAGGGGCGGTCATCGTCGACGTCGCCGTCGATCAGGGCGGCTCGATCGAGACGATCGACCGGGTGACGACGCACAGCGCCCCGACCTACGAGAAGCATGGGGTCATCCATTACGCCGTAGCGAACATGCCCGGCGCGGTGCCGCGCACGTCGACGCTGGCGCTGACGAACGCGACGATGCCGTATGTGCTCGAGCTCGCGAACAAAGGGCTCCGCCAGGCGGCGATGGAGGATGCCGCGCTGCGAGGCGGCGTCAACGTATACAACGGCCGCGTCGTGCACCGCGCGGTCGCCGACGCCGTCGGCAAGCCGCATGTGCCGTTGCTGGACATTTTGTGA
- a CDS encoding DUF4227 family protein, with amino-acid sequence MIVPAKRWLQRLKYILLFIALTYAMYHLFDVVTAWIEPDKYREPGGRAVKAFQSETPLREHEETALDRLRLFYWYGE; translated from the coding sequence ATGATCGTACCGGCGAAACGCTGGCTTCAGCGGCTGAAATATATTCTGCTGTTCATCGCGCTCACCTACGCGATGTACCATTTGTTCGATGTCGTCACCGCTTGGATCGAGCCCGACAAATATCGGGAGCCCGGCGGACGCGCCGTCAAGGCGTTCCAATCGGAGACGCCGCTGCGGGAGCATGAGGAAACGGCGCTCGACCGGCTGCGGCTGTTTTATTGGTACGGCGAATGA
- the xerD gene encoding site-specific tyrosine recombinase XerD, producing the protein MKHLLRQFIDYIAVERGLSRNTLDAYERDLTLYLEYLKENGVDGVEATTSAHVLGFMTAGKRSGKAASTVFRRQVAIRSFYRFLTEERLIPADPTATMGTPKPGKKLPSALTSEEVERLLAAPSAATPNGVRDRAMLELLYATGMRVSELLDLNLGSVHTGMGFVKAVGKGSKERIIPIGRMAISCLNDYLQGARGKLLKGGRRAEDDALFLNHLGGRMTRQGFWKIVKKYALEAGIRSELTPHTLRHSFATHLLEGGADLRAVQEMLGHADISTTQIYTHVAKTRLKEVYDRTHPRAKR; encoded by the coding sequence GTGAAACATTTGCTGCGACAGTTCATCGATTATATCGCCGTGGAACGCGGCCTGTCCCGCAATACGCTGGACGCGTACGAACGGGATTTGACGCTGTATCTCGAGTATTTGAAGGAGAACGGCGTGGACGGCGTCGAGGCGACGACGTCCGCGCATGTGCTCGGCTTCATGACGGCCGGGAAGCGCAGCGGGAAGGCGGCGTCGACCGTATTTCGGCGGCAGGTGGCGATCCGCTCGTTTTATCGGTTCCTGACGGAGGAACGCCTCATTCCCGCGGATCCGACGGCGACGATGGGGACGCCGAAGCCGGGGAAGAAGCTGCCGTCCGCGCTGACGAGCGAGGAGGTGGAGCGGCTGCTCGCCGCGCCGTCCGCCGCCACGCCGAACGGGGTGCGCGACCGGGCGATGCTCGAGCTGCTATACGCCACCGGGATGCGGGTGTCCGAGCTGCTCGATTTGAATCTCGGCAGCGTCCATACCGGCATGGGCTTCGTGAAGGCGGTCGGCAAAGGCTCGAAGGAACGCATCATCCCGATCGGCCGCATGGCGATTTCGTGCTTGAACGACTATTTGCAGGGAGCGCGCGGGAAGCTGCTGAAAGGCGGGCGCCGGGCGGAGGACGACGCTTTGTTTCTCAACCATCTCGGCGGCCGCATGACGCGGCAGGGCTTTTGGAAAATCGTCAAAAAATACGCGCTCGAGGCGGGCATCCGGAGCGAGCTGACGCCGCACACGCTGCGCCATTCGTTCGCGACCCATCTGCTCGAGGGCGGCGCGGACCTAAGGGCGGTGCAGGAAATGCTCGGCCACGCCGACATATCCACGACCCAGATATACACCCACGTCGCGAAAACGCGGCTGAAAGAAGTGTACGACCGGACTCACCCGCGGGCGAAACGGTGA
- a CDS encoding phosphopentomutase, with amino-acid sequence METDLCSKEERALRTFDKICMIVLDSVGIGELPDAEKFGDAGAHTLGHIAERVPTLSLPHLRELGLGNIAGVTGIAPVERPKGAYGKMAETSAGKDTMTGHWELMGLNVTIPFQTYPNGFPPKLIEAFEKETGRRVIGNKPASGTEILDELGEEQMKTGAWIVYTSADSVFQLAAHEEVIPLEELYDACRVARRLTQGEFAVGRVIARPYVGGPGAFQRTSNRHDYAVKPPAPTALNVLKEAGKDVIAVGKIGDIFSMEGITESLPTKSNADGVDKTIAVMKRDFNGLCFTNLVDFDSLYGHRRDPVGYARALEAFDRSLPALMETFTERDLLIVTADHGNDPVHAGTDHTREYVPILAWSPGLAGGGTIGVRETFADAGATILDNFGLRPMEHGTSFLKELN; translated from the coding sequence ATGGAAACTGACCTATGTTCGAAGGAGGAACGCGCCTTGCGCACATTCGATAAAATTTGCATGATCGTGCTCGACAGCGTCGGCATCGGCGAGCTGCCGGACGCGGAGAAGTTCGGCGACGCCGGGGCGCACACGCTGGGGCATATCGCGGAGCGCGTGCCGACGCTCTCGCTGCCGCATTTGCGCGAGCTCGGGCTCGGCAACATCGCGGGCGTCACGGGCATCGCGCCGGTCGAGAGGCCGAAGGGCGCGTACGGCAAAATGGCCGAAACGTCCGCAGGCAAAGACACGATGACGGGCCACTGGGAGCTGATGGGCCTGAACGTGACGATTCCGTTCCAGACGTACCCGAACGGCTTCCCGCCGAAGCTGATCGAGGCGTTCGAGAAGGAAACCGGCCGCCGCGTCATCGGCAACAAACCGGCGTCGGGCACGGAAATTCTCGACGAGCTCGGCGAGGAGCAGATGAAGACGGGCGCGTGGATCGTCTACACGTCGGCGGACAGCGTGTTCCAGCTCGCCGCCCACGAAGAGGTGATCCCGCTCGAGGAGCTGTACGACGCCTGCCGCGTCGCCCGCCGCCTGACGCAGGGCGAATTCGCCGTCGGGCGCGTCATCGCGCGGCCGTACGTCGGGGGACCCGGCGCGTTCCAGCGGACGAGCAATCGTCACGATTACGCGGTGAAGCCCCCGGCGCCTACGGCGCTGAACGTCCTGAAGGAAGCCGGCAAGGACGTCATCGCGGTCGGGAAAATCGGCGACATTTTCTCGATGGAGGGCATCACGGAATCGCTGCCGACGAAGAGCAACGCGGACGGCGTCGACAAGACGATCGCCGTCATGAAGCGGGATTTCAACGGGTTGTGCTTTACGAACCTCGTCGATTTCGATTCGCTCTACGGCCATCGCCGCGATCCAGTTGGGTACGCGCGGGCGCTTGAAGCGTTCGATCGGTCGCTGCCGGCGCTGATGGAGACGTTCACGGAGCGGGACCTGCTCATCGTGACGGCGGACCACGGCAACGATCCCGTCCATGCGGGCACCGATCATACGCGGGAGTACGTGCCGATTTTGGCGTGGAGCCCGGGGCTTGCCGGAGGCGGGACGATCGGCGTGCGCGAGACGTTCGCGGACGCGGGCGCGACGATTTTGGACAACTTCGGCCTTCGCCCGATGGAGCACGGCACTTCATTTCTTAAGGAGTTGAACTGA
- a CDS encoding purine-nucleoside phosphorylase → MANANGSLTASIREAAAYIAERTTIRPQIALVLGSGLGVLAEGIEDAVSIPYKDIPHFPVSTVEGHASELLVGMLAGKPVLMMKGRFHMYEGYGPETVSFPVRVMKELGVTTLLVTNAAGGVNASFRPGDLMLIKDHINFMFRNPLIGPNDSSIGVRFPDMSEAYSRKLRELARSVGEKLGVEFQEGVYAGVLGPSFETPAEIRMFRALGADAVGMSTVPETIAARHSGIEVLGISCITNMAAGMLDQPLSHDEVMETAELVKEAFIRVVKGIVAELPDAKA, encoded by the coding sequence ATGGCAAACGCAAACGGCAGCCTGACCGCTTCGATTCGGGAGGCGGCGGCTTACATCGCGGAGCGGACGACGATCCGTCCGCAAATCGCTCTGGTGCTCGGCTCGGGGCTCGGCGTGCTCGCCGAAGGCATCGAGGACGCCGTGTCGATCCCGTACAAAGACATTCCGCACTTCCCGGTTTCGACCGTCGAAGGCCACGCCAGCGAGCTCCTCGTCGGCATGCTGGCCGGCAAGCCCGTGCTAATGATGAAAGGCCGGTTCCATATGTACGAAGGGTACGGGCCGGAGACGGTGTCGTTCCCGGTGCGCGTCATGAAGGAGCTCGGCGTGACGACGCTGCTCGTGACGAACGCGGCCGGCGGCGTGAACGCGTCGTTCCGCCCGGGCGATCTGATGCTGATTAAGGACCATATCAATTTCATGTTCCGCAACCCGCTGATCGGTCCGAACGACTCGTCGATCGGCGTGCGCTTCCCGGATATGTCCGAGGCGTACAGCCGCAAGCTGCGCGAGCTCGCCCGGTCCGTCGGGGAGAAGCTCGGCGTCGAGTTCCAAGAGGGCGTCTACGCGGGCGTGCTCGGGCCGTCGTTCGAGACGCCTGCCGAAATCCGGATGTTCCGCGCCCTCGGCGCCGACGCGGTCGGCATGTCGACGGTGCCGGAAACGATCGCCGCGCGCCATTCCGGCATCGAGGTGCTCGGCATTTCGTGCATTACGAATATGGCCGCAGGCATGCTCGACCAGCCGCTCAGCCACGACGAAGTGATGGAGACGGCGGAGCTCGTGAAGGAAGCGTTCATTCGGGTCGTAAAAGGGATCGTCGCGGAGCTGCCGGACGCGAAAGCGTAA
- a CDS encoding purine-nucleoside phosphorylase: MATYIEQLQEAADALRAKLGGRQPKIGLILGSGLGDLGDDIADAVKVPYDELPHFPVSTVEGHAGQFVIGELEGKTVIVMQGRFHYYEGYAMRKVVFPVYVMKLLGVSTLVVTNAAGGMNRSFQAGDLMLIADHINLTGDNPLVGANDPRLGVRFPDMSTAYDAEYRALARRLAEGVRGESGEPLRLVEGVYCGISGPTYMTPAELIMLARVGGDAVGMSTVGETIAARHAGMRVLGISCITDMAIGEELEPLTHEQVVAVANRTKPKFKSLVRAFVRDVEV, from the coding sequence ATGGCTACATATATCGAACAACTGCAAGAAGCGGCGGACGCGCTCCGCGCGAAGCTCGGCGGCCGGCAGCCGAAGATCGGCCTCATTCTCGGCTCCGGCCTCGGCGACCTCGGCGACGACATCGCGGACGCGGTGAAGGTGCCGTACGACGAGCTGCCGCATTTCCCGGTGTCGACCGTGGAAGGACATGCGGGGCAATTCGTGATCGGCGAGCTGGAGGGCAAGACGGTCATCGTCATGCAGGGCCGCTTCCACTATTACGAAGGGTATGCGATGCGCAAAGTCGTGTTCCCGGTGTACGTCATGAAGCTGCTCGGCGTGTCGACGCTCGTCGTCACGAACGCGGCGGGCGGCATGAACCGCTCGTTCCAAGCGGGCGATTTGATGCTGATCGCGGACCATATCAATCTGACGGGCGACAACCCGCTCGTCGGCGCGAACGACCCGCGGCTCGGCGTCCGGTTCCCGGACATGTCGACCGCGTACGACGCGGAATACCGCGCGCTGGCTCGCCGGCTCGCCGAGGGCGTCCGGGGCGAGAGCGGCGAGCCGCTGCGCCTTGTGGAAGGCGTCTACTGCGGCATTAGCGGTCCGACGTACATGACGCCGGCCGAGCTGATCATGCTCGCCCGCGTCGGCGGCGACGCCGTCGGCATGTCGACGGTCGGCGAGACGATCGCCGCGCGGCATGCGGGCATGCGCGTGCTCGGCATCTCCTGCATCACGGACATGGCGATCGGCGAAGAGCTCGAGCCGCTCACGCACGAGCAGGTCGTCGCCGTGGCGAACCGGACGAAGCCGAAGTTCAAGTCGCTCGTCCGCGCGTTCGTGCGCGACGTCGAGGTGTAA
- a CDS encoding pyrimidine-nucleoside phosphorylase — protein MRAVDLIRAKRDGAELTPEQIRFLIEGYVSGEVPDYQMSAWAMAVFFRGMTARETAALTLAMAESGDTVDLSAVRGVKVDKHSTGGVGDTTTLILAPLVASCGVPVAKMSGRGLGHTGGTIDKLESIPGFRVELSQQEFVAQVNRIGAAVISQSGNITPADKLLYGLRDVTATIEAVPLIASSVMSKKIAAGADAIVLDVKTGGGAFMKTVDDSIRLAEAMVAIGTEVGRRTVAVISDMNQPLGNAIGNALEVREALAVLRGESGVSPDLIEVTLTLGAHMLVLGGAAPSVEAAKETLRAKLASGEALRKFAELLGAQGGDPAVADDPSRLPSAARVVPVPAPRAGAVTAIEAEALGTAAMLLGAGRATKSSSIDLSVGIRLLKRIGDTVDAGESVAELHVNAAMGGEALDDVLRRTAAAFELRDAAAAPPPLVRAVVTKDGVERFD, from the coding sequence ATGCGCGCGGTCGATCTCATTCGGGCGAAGCGCGACGGAGCGGAGCTGACGCCGGAGCAAATCCGGTTTCTCATCGAGGGCTACGTCTCCGGCGAGGTGCCGGATTACCAAATGTCCGCCTGGGCGATGGCGGTGTTTTTCCGGGGTATGACCGCGAGGGAAACGGCGGCGCTGACGCTCGCCATGGCGGAATCCGGCGACACCGTCGATTTGTCGGCCGTGCGCGGCGTGAAAGTCGACAAGCATTCGACCGGCGGCGTGGGCGACACGACGACGTTGATTTTGGCGCCGCTCGTCGCGAGCTGCGGCGTGCCCGTCGCCAAGATGTCCGGCCGCGGCCTCGGCCATACCGGCGGCACGATCGACAAGCTGGAGTCGATCCCCGGTTTTCGGGTGGAGCTGTCGCAGCAGGAATTCGTCGCGCAGGTGAATCGGATCGGCGCGGCGGTCATTTCGCAGTCGGGCAACATCACGCCGGCGGATAAGCTGCTGTACGGGCTGCGCGACGTGACGGCGACGATCGAAGCGGTGCCGCTCATCGCGAGTTCCGTCATGAGCAAGAAAATCGCCGCCGGGGCCGATGCGATCGTGCTCGACGTGAAGACGGGCGGCGGCGCGTTCATGAAGACGGTCGACGATTCGATCCGGCTGGCCGAAGCGATGGTCGCGATCGGCACGGAGGTCGGCCGCCGCACGGTCGCGGTCATCAGCGACATGAACCAGCCGCTCGGCAACGCGATCGGCAACGCGCTCGAGGTGCGCGAAGCGCTCGCCGTCCTGCGCGGGGAGAGCGGCGTGTCGCCCGATTTGATCGAGGTGACGCTGACGCTCGGCGCGCATATGCTCGTGCTCGGCGGCGCGGCGCCGTCGGTCGAGGCGGCGAAGGAGACGCTGCGGGCGAAGCTCGCCTCCGGCGAGGCGCTGCGCAAGTTCGCCGAGCTGCTCGGCGCGCAGGGGGGCGATCCGGCCGTCGCGGACGACCCGTCCCGCTTGCCTAGCGCCGCGCGCGTCGTACCGGTGCCTGCGCCTCGCGCCGGCGCCGTGACCGCCATCGAGGCCGAGGCGCTTGGCACGGCGGCGATGCTGCTTGGCGCGGGCCGCGCCACGAAAAGCTCGAGCATCGACCTGTCGGTCGGCATCCGCCTGCTGAAGCGGATCGGCGACACGGTCGACGCGGGCGAGAGCGTGGCGGAGCTGCACGTGAACGCGGCGATGGGTGGCGAGGCGCTGGACGACGTCCTGCGCCGGACGGCGGCCGCGTTCGAATTGCGGGACGCCGCGGCGGCCCCGCCGCCGCTCGTCCGCGCGGTCGTGACGAAAGACGGCGTCGAGCGGTTCGATTGA
- a CDS encoding ABC transporter ATP-binding protein — MLAIEAVRVTKTYGAARGVSNVDLAVEPGEIFGFIGPNGAGKSTTIRMLMGLSRPDSGAIKLLGRPVRGDAAELRASVGYLPSEVEFYPELTGEQLLAFAARAYGLRLERTRAREYAERLQFDMSRRIKSYSLGNRKKLGIIAALIHEPELLILDEPTSGLDPLVQQSFFELLRERNREGATIFFSTHVLTEVERLCKRVAFLKDGEIRHVSEVDAIPGRSRLHIAVAYQEPGSLIEKYELRAIDPQVSYRDGVHHFTAEGPAIHESLRDIARLPIADIDIRKPTLEELFMAYYEKGGARQ; from the coding sequence ATGCTAGCAATCGAAGCCGTGCGCGTGACGAAGACGTACGGCGCTGCCCGCGGCGTCAGCAACGTCGACCTTGCCGTGGAGCCGGGCGAAATATTCGGCTTTATCGGCCCGAACGGAGCCGGCAAATCGACGACCATCCGCATGCTGATGGGGCTGTCCCGGCCGGACAGCGGCGCCATCAAGCTCCTCGGCCGGCCGGTGCGGGGAGATGCGGCGGAGCTGCGGGCGTCCGTCGGCTATTTGCCGTCGGAGGTCGAGTTTTACCCCGAACTGACGGGCGAGCAGCTGCTCGCGTTCGCGGCGCGCGCCTACGGCTTGCGGCTCGAGCGAACCCGCGCCCGCGAGTATGCGGAGCGCCTCCAATTCGACATGTCGCGCCGCATCAAATCGTATTCGCTCGGCAACCGGAAAAAGCTCGGCATCATCGCCGCCTTGATTCACGAGCCGGAGCTGCTCATCCTCGACGAACCGACGTCGGGGCTCGACCCGCTCGTCCAGCAATCGTTCTTCGAGCTGCTGCGGGAGCGGAACCGGGAAGGGGCGACGATCTTTTTCTCGACGCACGTCCTCACCGAGGTCGAACGGCTTTGCAAACGGGTGGCGTTCCTGAAGGACGGGGAAATTCGCCACGTGTCCGAGGTGGACGCCATCCCCGGGCGCAGCCGGCTGCATATCGCGGTCGCCTACCAGGAGCCCGGCAGCTTGATCGAAAAATACGAGCTGCGGGCGATCGATCCGCAAGTCTCATACCGCGACGGCGTGCATCATTTTACGGCGGAGGGGCCGGCGATCCATGAGTCGCTCCGGGATATCGCGCGCTTGCCGATCGCAGACATCGACATCCGCAAGCCGACGCTGGAAGAGTTGTTCATGGCCTATTACGAGAAGGGAGGCGCCCGCCAATGA
- a CDS encoding ABC transporter permease subunit — MIKANVIQLEWKLGRRGFATAAVVVLSFLAMFAGVADMYTGNEELMKLVESYPPALLAAVGIDPAALTTFEGWMSTQPYTFYTLLMGVFGSMWAAASIAKERDRGTAEWLFSLPYGRAQIYFSKAAAHGLQVTAVYALGVAATLGVGYAAADVNEPGKVALLLTGGYLTALAFSGLGFALTALLRSERSAMGAAAGIVVVSFLLNMLDGLQGGIRRLAQLSLFQAFDSGDILAEGVLTPLGVGTTLGIYIVGLLVGWAVLRRQDV, encoded by the coding sequence ATGATCAAAGCGAATGTGATCCAACTGGAATGGAAGCTGGGACGGCGGGGCTTCGCGACCGCGGCGGTCGTCGTTCTGTCGTTCCTCGCGATGTTCGCCGGCGTCGCGGACATGTATACCGGAAACGAGGAACTCATGAAGCTGGTAGAATCGTATCCGCCGGCACTGCTCGCCGCCGTCGGCATCGACCCGGCCGCGCTGACGACGTTCGAAGGCTGGATGTCGACGCAGCCGTACACGTTCTACACGCTGCTGATGGGCGTCTTCGGCTCGATGTGGGCGGCGGCGTCGATCGCCAAGGAGCGGGACCGCGGCACGGCGGAGTGGCTGTTCTCGCTGCCGTACGGCCGCGCGCAAATCTATTTCTCGAAAGCGGCGGCGCATGGACTGCAGGTGACCGCGGTGTACGCGCTCGGCGTCGCGGCGACGCTCGGCGTCGGATACGCGGCGGCGGACGTGAACGAGCCCGGTAAGGTGGCGCTGCTGCTGACCGGCGGGTATTTGACGGCGCTGGCGTTCAGCGGCCTCGGCTTCGCGCTGACGGCGCTGCTGCGGTCGGAACGCTCGGCGATGGGCGCCGCGGCCGGCATCGTCGTCGTTTCGTTCCTGCTGAACATGCTGGACGGACTGCAAGGCGGCATCCGCCGGCTGGCGCAGCTCAGTCTATTCCAAGCGTTCGACAGCGGCGACATCTTGGCCGAAGGCGTCTTGACACCGCTCGGCGTCGGGACTACATTAGGGATATATATCGTCGGCTTGCTCGTCGGATGGGCGGTGTTGCGCCGTCAGGACGTGTAA
- a CDS encoding TetR/AcrR family transcriptional regulator produces MNEPKKPKEQEKRRSIVETAERLFCSRGIAETSMDDVAEAVPVSKMTLYKYVGSKDQLLDLVLDALMERGQEDFRSMLEGAPSPLEAFKAMAQYRGMDHINGAFVSDLMRLYPEKAKRIVQLQYQTVTPLMERLIFEGQQKGQIRKDLSPHVVLLFMMGLKDFVARSEAMGGPLDVRTVGEQLLSILYYGIVAPDQV; encoded by the coding sequence GTGAACGAACCGAAAAAGCCGAAAGAACAGGAGAAGCGCCGAAGCATCGTCGAAACGGCGGAGCGGCTGTTTTGCAGCCGGGGCATCGCCGAGACGAGCATGGACGACGTCGCGGAGGCGGTTCCCGTCTCGAAAATGACGCTGTATAAATATGTGGGGAGCAAAGACCAGCTGCTCGATTTGGTGCTGGACGCCTTGATGGAACGCGGGCAAGAGGACTTTCGGTCGATGCTGGAAGGCGCGCCGTCCCCGCTCGAAGCGTTCAAAGCGATGGCGCAGTACCGCGGAATGGATCATATCAACGGCGCGTTCGTGAGCGATTTGATGCGGCTGTATCCGGAGAAGGCGAAGCGGATCGTGCAGCTGCAGTATCAGACCGTGACGCCGCTGATGGAACGGCTTATTTTCGAAGGCCAGCAGAAAGGCCAAATCCGCAAAGATTTGTCGCCCCACGTCGTGCTGCTGTTCATGATGGGGCTGAAAGATTTCGTCGCCCGCTCCGAGGCGATGGGCGGCCCGCTCGACGTTCGTACGGTCGGGGAGCAGCTGCTCTCGATTTTGTATTATGGCATCGTCGCCCCGGATCAGGTATAA
- a CDS encoding D-alanyl-D-alanine carboxypeptidase family protein, with translation MLIALSFSTAASASIGADEAATAQAPAVDLAPNARSAILMDADTGTVIFEKNKAEKLPPASITKIMTMLLIMEALDAGKIKFDDPVTTSEYAASMGGSQIFLEVGETMTVREMLKGIAMASGNDASVAMAEKIAGSEAAFVQMMNERAKELGMNNTNFVNVNGLPADNHYTTAEDIAIMSRELMKHEEITSFTSVYQDYLRKDSEKPFWLVNTNKLVRFYSGADGLKTGYTSEAKFCLSATAKRDNFRVIAVVLGEPDTKTRNAEVTALFDYAFAQFQNHILIKDGDPIGTIRVEKGQQPYIELKADHQYSVLLRKGESTNDIRYELTYDENLKAPIAIGQRIGKIVVYKGDGVLREYDIESPVDIQTASWWTILKRTASKLFLIE, from the coding sequence ATGCTTATCGCTTTATCGTTCAGCACCGCCGCCAGCGCTTCCATCGGGGCGGACGAAGCTGCCACCGCGCAGGCGCCGGCGGTCGACCTCGCGCCGAACGCGCGGTCCGCGATTTTGATGGACGCCGACACCGGCACCGTCATCTTCGAGAAAAACAAGGCGGAGAAGCTGCCTCCGGCATCGATCACGAAAATTATGACGATGCTGCTCATCATGGAGGCGCTGGACGCCGGCAAAATCAAGTTCGACGACCCCGTGACGACGAGCGAATACGCGGCTTCGATGGGCGGCTCGCAAATTTTCCTCGAGGTCGGCGAGACGATGACGGTCCGCGAAATGCTGAAGGGCATCGCGATGGCGTCCGGCAACGACGCGTCCGTCGCGATGGCCGAGAAAATCGCCGGCAGCGAAGCAGCGTTCGTCCAAATGATGAACGAGCGCGCGAAAGAACTCGGCATGAACAACACGAATTTCGTGAACGTGAACGGATTGCCGGCGGACAACCACTATACGACGGCGGAAGATATCGCGATCATGTCGCGCGAGCTCATGAAGCACGAGGAAATTACGTCTTTTACGAGCGTCTACCAAGACTATCTGCGCAAAGATTCCGAGAAGCCGTTCTGGCTCGTCAACACGAATAAGCTCGTCCGCTTTTATTCCGGCGCGGACGGCCTGAAGACGGGGTATACGAGCGAAGCGAAGTTTTGTTTGTCCGCGACGGCGAAGCGGGACAACTTCCGCGTCATCGCGGTCGTGCTCGGCGAGCCGGACACGAAAACGCGCAACGCCGAAGTGACGGCGCTGTTCGATTACGCGTTCGCTCAATTCCAGAACCACATTCTGATTAAGGACGGCGACCCGATCGGCACGATCCGCGTCGAGAAGGGACAGCAGCCGTACATCGAGCTGAAAGCCGACCACCAATACAGCGTGCTGCTCCGCAAAGGCGAGTCGACGAACGACATCCGCTACGAGTTAACCTACGACGAAAACTTGAAGGCGCCGATCGCCATCGGCCAACGAATCGGCAAAATCGTCGTCTATAAGGGCGACGGGGTGCTACGAGAGTACGATATCGAGTCGCCGGTCGACATCCAAACCGCCAGCTGGTGGACCATCCTGAAGCGAACCGCATCGAAGCTGTTTTTGATCGAGTGA
- the spoIIAA gene encoding anti-sigma F factor antagonist, with protein sequence MSFGIHMEQHRQALIVRMTGELDHHSADSARTQMEDAIIRGNVTHLVLSLKDLSFMDSSGIGVILGRYKLITSRGGRMVVCDVSPAVRRLFDMSGLFKIVSIEQNEREALSSLGVVS encoded by the coding sequence ATGAGCTTCGGCATTCATATGGAGCAGCATCGTCAAGCGCTCATCGTCCGGATGACCGGCGAATTGGACCATCATTCGGCGGACTCGGCTCGCACGCAAATGGAAGACGCCATTATTCGGGGGAACGTCACGCATCTCGTGTTAAGCTTGAAAGATTTATCCTTCATGGACAGCTCCGGCATCGGCGTCATCTTGGGCCGGTACAAGCTGATCACGAGCCGGGGCGGCCGCATGGTCGTCTGCGACGTATCGCCGGCGGTTCGCCGCCTGTTCGATATGTCCGGCTTGTTCAAGATCGTATCGATCGAACAAAACGAGCGAGAGGCGCTCTCGAGTCTGGGGGTCGTATCATGA